The following proteins are encoded in a genomic region of Periophthalmus magnuspinnatus isolate fPerMag1 chromosome 23, fPerMag1.2.pri, whole genome shotgun sequence:
- the dab2ipb gene encoding DAB2 interacting protein b isoform X8: protein MPRLKESRSHESLLSPSSAVEALDLSMEDEVIIKPVHSSILGQDYCFEVTTSTGSKCFSCRSSAERDKWMENLRRAVQPNKDNSRRVENLLRLWIIEAKDLPAKKKYFCELCLDDCLYARTTCKLKTDNVFWGEHFEFNNLPAVKNITAHLYKDTDKKKKKDKNNYIGLVSIPVPAVTGRQFVEKWYPVSTPIPPKAKTSGPMIRIKARYQTMNILPMEMYKEFAEYTTNNYMLLCSVLEPGISVKNKEEMACALVHILQSTGKAKDFLTDLMMSEVDRCGENEHLIFRENTLATKAIEEYLKLVGQKYLQDALGEFIKALYESDENCEVDPSKCSSGDLPEHQSNLKMCCELAFCKIINSYCVFPRELKEVFASWRQECSNRGRPDISERLISASLFLRFLCPAIMSPSLFNLMQEYPDDRTARTLTLIAKVTQNLANFTKFGNKEEYMSFMNQFLEHEWTNMQRFLLEISNPETISNTAGFEGYIDLGRELSTLHSLLSEVVSQMDQSATSKLGPLPRILREVTTALTNPSSMQITPGQSTEHMGSPPAEAGCSISTGLQKMVIDNDLSGLVDFTRLPSPTPENKDLFFVTRSSGIQPSPARSSSYSETNEPDLGMPNGSKSLSMVDLQDPRILDSGPGPSSSDGVGEGPANGVGWTARAPQNNIAGGPTLRRPGQSPTTPVTEGANGRPGQLLAPLSFQNPVYQMAACLPVSPRGLNDSGSECHSSVSSHSNNEELPGAKHTFMTQGVGGGGSSGDEYTRRSGEFTRRQMSLGDAQNQPTVPRQNSAGPQRRIDQPPPQSMTSRRTPPNLLNSGPYPRPSSGTMMTSSPDWPTGARLRQQSSSSKGDSPETKHRPQHKQAPSPVNPSALDRTAAWLLNMNVQYLDHEGMEPLRNREDLTQVEKYQQEIAVLQEKLRASVQKLEEYEARLKGQDEQAQKVLMEYQARLEESEERLRRQQDDKDLQMKSIISRLMSVEEELKKDHSDMQAVVDSKQKIIDAQEKRIQSLDAANARLMSALTQLKERYSMQSRNGISPTNPTKLQITENGEFRNSSNC from the exons ATGCCAAGGCTGAAGGAGTCTCGCTCCCATGAATCATTGCTCAGCCCTAGCAGTGCTGTGGAAGCCCTGGACCTAAGCATGGAGGACGAAGTCATCATCAAGCCCGTTCACAGCAGCATCCTCGGGCAGGACTACTGCTTTGAG GTCACCACCTCCACAGGAAGCAAATGCTTTTCCTGTCGTTCATCAGCCGAGAGAGACAAATGGATGGAGAATCTGAGGAGAGCGGTGCAGCCCAACAAG GACAACAGCCGGAGAGTGGAGAACCTGCTGCGTCTCTGGATCATCGAGGCCAAAGACCTACCTGCCAAAAAGAAGTACTTTTGTGAACTGTGTCTGGACGATTGTCTTTACGCCCGCACCACGTGTAAGCTCAAAACTGACAATGTGTTTTGGGGAGAGCACTTTGAGTTCAACAACCTCCCCGCCGTCAAAAACATCACGGCGCACTTGTACAAAGACacggacaagaagaagaagaaagacaagAACAATTACATCGGACTGGTCAGTATCCCCGTCCCCGCGGTGACAGGGCGGCAGTTTGTGGAGAAGTGGTATCCCGTCAGCACTCCCATCCCCCCTAAAGCAAAGACTTCTGGGCCAATGATTCGAATAAAGGCCCGCTACCAGACCATGAACATTCTTCCCATGGAGATGTACAAGGAGTTTGCGGAGTACACCACTAATAACTACATGTTGTTATGCTCGGTGCTGGAGCCGGGGATAAGTGTGAAAAACAAAGAGGAGATGGCGTGTGCGCTGGTGCATATACTGCAGAGCACAGGCAAAGCCAAG GACTTCCTGACAGACCTCATGATGTCAGAAGTGGACCGCTGCGGAGAGAACGAGCATCTTATCTTCAGAGAAAACACACTGGCCACAAAGGCTATAGAGGAATACCTCAAATTAGTGGGGCAAAAGTATCTGCAAGATGCCCTCG GGGAGTTCATCAAGGCGCTGTACGAGTCAGATGAAAACTGCGAGGTGGATCCGTCCAAATGTTCGTCAGGTGATCTCCCAGAACATCAGAGCAACCTGAAGATGTGCTGCGAGCTGGCCTTCTGCAAAATCATCAACTCTTACTG TGTGTTTCCCCGTGAGCTAAAGGAGGTGTTTGCGTCTTGGCGTCAGGAGTGCAGTAACCGGGGTCGACCGGACATCAGCGAGCGTCTCATCAGTGCGTCGCTGTTTCTGAGGTTCCTGTGTCCCGCCATCATGTCCCCGTCACTGTTCAACTTAATGCAAGAGTATCCAGACGACCGCACGGCGCGCACTCTCACTCTTATCGCTAAAGTCACGCAAAACCTGGCCAATTTTACCAA ATTTGGAAACAAAGAGGAGTACATGTCATTTATGAACCAGTTCCTTGAGCACGAGTGGACCAACATGCAGCGCTTTCTCCTGGAAATCTCCAACCCAGAGACAATCTCCAACACAGCGGGTTTTGAGGGCTACATTGACCTGGGCCGTGAGCTGTCCACCCTGCACTCCCTCCTCTCCGAAGTGGTGTCCCAGATGGATCAG AGCGCCACCTCCAAGCTAGGACCTCTGCCCAGGATCCTACGAGAAGTGACCACAGCTCTGACAAACCCGTCCAGTATGCAGATCACACCGGGACAGTCCACAGAGCATATGGGCTCCCCCCCGGCTGAGGCAGGCTGTAGCATCTCCACAGGGCTGCAGAAGATGGTCATAGACAATGACCTCTCAGG atTGGTGGATTTCACTAGATTACCGTCACCAACGCCAGAAAACAAAGACCTGTTCTTCGTGACGAGGAGCTCAGGGATTCAGCCGTCTCCAGCGCGGAGCTCAAGCTATTCCGAGACGAACGAGCCCGACTTGGGAATGCCCAACGGTAGTAAGAGCCTGTCTATGGTGGACCTCCAAGACCCCCGCATCCTTGACAGCGGCCCGGGCCCCAGTTCCTCTGACGGCGTGGGCGAAGGTCCGGCCAACGGCGTGGGCTGGACCGCCAGAGCTCCGCAGAACAACATCGCGGGAGGCCCCACGCTGAGAAGGCCAGGCCAGAGCCCCACCACGCCCGTAACAGAGGGCGCAAACGGACGTCCCGGGCAGCTCCTCGCGCCCCTCTCCTTCCAAAATCCAGTCTACCAGATGGCTGCCTGTTTGCCCGTTTCTCCTCGTGGCTTAAACGACTCCGGATCAGAATGTCACAGCTCCGTCAGTTCCCATAGCAACAACGAGGAGCTACCTGGCGCCAAGCACACCTTCATGACACAGGGGGTGGGGGGAGGCGGGAGCAGCGGGGACGAGTACACCAGGCGCTCCGGGGAGTTCACCCGGCGACAGATGTCCCTCGGAGACGCACAGAATCAACCCACTGTCCCGAGGCAGAACAGCGCCGGCCCGCAGAGGAGGATAGACCAGCCCCCTCCGCAGAGCATGACCAGCAGACGCACGCCCCCCAACCTCCTCAACAGCGGCCCCTATCCCAGACCCTCCTCCGGGACAATGATGACCTCCTCGCCGGACTGGCCCACAGGAGCACGGTTAAGGCAGCAGTCGTCCTCCTCCAAAGGGGACAGTCCGGAGACAAAGCACAGGCCACAGCACAAGCAG GCCCCCTCCCCAGTGAACCCCAGTGCTTTGGACCGTACAGCTGCCTGGCTGTTGAATATGAATGTGCAGTATTTAGACCATGAGGGGATGGAGCCACTCAGAAACAGGGAGGATCTGACTCAGGTGGAAAAG TACCAGCAGGAGATCGCAGTGCTACAGGAGAAGCTCAGAGCCTCGGTGCAGAAGCTGGAGGAGTACGAGGCGCGTCTGAAAGGCCAGGACGAGCAGGCTCAGAAAGTCCTGATGGAGTACCAGGCCCGGCTGGAGGAGTccgaggagaggctgaggaggcagCAGGACGACAAAGATCTACAGATGAAGAGCATCATCAGCAG GCTCATGTCGGTGGAAGAGGAACTGAAAAAGGATCACTCAGACATGCAGGCCGTGGTGGACTCCAAACAGAAAATCATTGATGCACAG GAGAAGCGTATCCAGTCTCTCGATGCAGCCAACGCGAGGCTGATGAGCGCCCTGACGCAACTGAAGGAGCGCTACAGCATGCAAAGTCGGAACGGCATCTCCCCGACCAACCCCACCAAGCTCCAGATCACGGAGAACGGAGAGTTTCGAAACAGCAGCAACTGTTAA
- the dab2ipb gene encoding DAB2 interacting protein b isoform X7, whose translation MFHIFSKSSHLMPRLKESRSHESLLSPSSAVEALDLSMEDEVIIKPVHSSILGQDYCFEVTTSTGSKCFSCRSSAERDKWMENLRRAVQPNKDNSRRVENLLRLWIIEAKDLPAKKKYFCELCLDDCLYARTTCKLKTDNVFWGEHFEFNNLPAVKNITAHLYKDTDKKKKKDKNNYIGLVSIPVPAVTGRQFVEKWYPVSTPIPPKAKTSGPMIRIKARYQTMNILPMEMYKEFAEYTTNNYMLLCSVLEPGISVKNKEEMACALVHILQSTGKAKDFLTDLMMSEVDRCGENEHLIFRENTLATKAIEEYLKLVGQKYLQDALGEFIKALYESDENCEVDPSKCSSGDLPEHQSNLKMCCELAFCKIINSYCVFPRELKEVFASWRQECSNRGRPDISERLISASLFLRFLCPAIMSPSLFNLMQEYPDDRTARTLTLIAKVTQNLANFTKFGNKEEYMSFMNQFLEHEWTNMQRFLLEISNPETISNTAGFEGYIDLGRELSTLHSLLSEVVSQMDQSATSKLGPLPRILREVTTALTNPSSMQITPGQSTEHMGSPPAEAGCSISTGLQKMVIDNDLSGLVDFTRLPSPTPENKDLFFVTRSSGIQPSPARSSSYSETNEPDLGMPNGSKSLSMVDLQDPRILDSGPGPSSSDGVGEGPANGVGWTARAPQNNIAGGPTLRRPGQSPTTPVTEGANGRPGQLLAPLSFQNPVYQMAACLPVSPRGLNDSGSECHSSVSSHSNNEELPGAKHTFMTQGVGGGGSSGDEYTRRSGEFTRRQMSLGDAQNQPTVPRQNSAGPQRRIDQPPPQSMTSRRTPPNLLNSGPYPRPSSGTMMTSSPDWPTGARLRQQSSSSKGDSPETKHRPQHKQAPSPVNPSALDRTAAWLLNMNVQYLDHEGMEPLRNREDLTQVEKYQQEIAVLQEKLRASVQKLEEYEARLKGQDEQAQKVLMEYQARLEESEERLRRQQDDKDLQMKSIISRLMSVEEELKKDHSDMQAVVDSKQKIIDAQEKRIQSLDAANARLMSALTQLKERYSMQSRNGISPTNPTKLQITENGEFRNSSNC comes from the exons gTCTCATTTGATGCCAAGGCTGAAGGAGTCTCGCTCCCATGAATCATTGCTCAGCCCTAGCAGTGCTGTGGAAGCCCTGGACCTAAGCATGGAGGACGAAGTCATCATCAAGCCCGTTCACAGCAGCATCCTCGGGCAGGACTACTGCTTTGAG GTCACCACCTCCACAGGAAGCAAATGCTTTTCCTGTCGTTCATCAGCCGAGAGAGACAAATGGATGGAGAATCTGAGGAGAGCGGTGCAGCCCAACAAG GACAACAGCCGGAGAGTGGAGAACCTGCTGCGTCTCTGGATCATCGAGGCCAAAGACCTACCTGCCAAAAAGAAGTACTTTTGTGAACTGTGTCTGGACGATTGTCTTTACGCCCGCACCACGTGTAAGCTCAAAACTGACAATGTGTTTTGGGGAGAGCACTTTGAGTTCAACAACCTCCCCGCCGTCAAAAACATCACGGCGCACTTGTACAAAGACacggacaagaagaagaagaaagacaagAACAATTACATCGGACTGGTCAGTATCCCCGTCCCCGCGGTGACAGGGCGGCAGTTTGTGGAGAAGTGGTATCCCGTCAGCACTCCCATCCCCCCTAAAGCAAAGACTTCTGGGCCAATGATTCGAATAAAGGCCCGCTACCAGACCATGAACATTCTTCCCATGGAGATGTACAAGGAGTTTGCGGAGTACACCACTAATAACTACATGTTGTTATGCTCGGTGCTGGAGCCGGGGATAAGTGTGAAAAACAAAGAGGAGATGGCGTGTGCGCTGGTGCATATACTGCAGAGCACAGGCAAAGCCAAG GACTTCCTGACAGACCTCATGATGTCAGAAGTGGACCGCTGCGGAGAGAACGAGCATCTTATCTTCAGAGAAAACACACTGGCCACAAAGGCTATAGAGGAATACCTCAAATTAGTGGGGCAAAAGTATCTGCAAGATGCCCTCG GGGAGTTCATCAAGGCGCTGTACGAGTCAGATGAAAACTGCGAGGTGGATCCGTCCAAATGTTCGTCAGGTGATCTCCCAGAACATCAGAGCAACCTGAAGATGTGCTGCGAGCTGGCCTTCTGCAAAATCATCAACTCTTACTG TGTGTTTCCCCGTGAGCTAAAGGAGGTGTTTGCGTCTTGGCGTCAGGAGTGCAGTAACCGGGGTCGACCGGACATCAGCGAGCGTCTCATCAGTGCGTCGCTGTTTCTGAGGTTCCTGTGTCCCGCCATCATGTCCCCGTCACTGTTCAACTTAATGCAAGAGTATCCAGACGACCGCACGGCGCGCACTCTCACTCTTATCGCTAAAGTCACGCAAAACCTGGCCAATTTTACCAA ATTTGGAAACAAAGAGGAGTACATGTCATTTATGAACCAGTTCCTTGAGCACGAGTGGACCAACATGCAGCGCTTTCTCCTGGAAATCTCCAACCCAGAGACAATCTCCAACACAGCGGGTTTTGAGGGCTACATTGACCTGGGCCGTGAGCTGTCCACCCTGCACTCCCTCCTCTCCGAAGTGGTGTCCCAGATGGATCAG AGCGCCACCTCCAAGCTAGGACCTCTGCCCAGGATCCTACGAGAAGTGACCACAGCTCTGACAAACCCGTCCAGTATGCAGATCACACCGGGACAGTCCACAGAGCATATGGGCTCCCCCCCGGCTGAGGCAGGCTGTAGCATCTCCACAGGGCTGCAGAAGATGGTCATAGACAATGACCTCTCAGG atTGGTGGATTTCACTAGATTACCGTCACCAACGCCAGAAAACAAAGACCTGTTCTTCGTGACGAGGAGCTCAGGGATTCAGCCGTCTCCAGCGCGGAGCTCAAGCTATTCCGAGACGAACGAGCCCGACTTGGGAATGCCCAACGGTAGTAAGAGCCTGTCTATGGTGGACCTCCAAGACCCCCGCATCCTTGACAGCGGCCCGGGCCCCAGTTCCTCTGACGGCGTGGGCGAAGGTCCGGCCAACGGCGTGGGCTGGACCGCCAGAGCTCCGCAGAACAACATCGCGGGAGGCCCCACGCTGAGAAGGCCAGGCCAGAGCCCCACCACGCCCGTAACAGAGGGCGCAAACGGACGTCCCGGGCAGCTCCTCGCGCCCCTCTCCTTCCAAAATCCAGTCTACCAGATGGCTGCCTGTTTGCCCGTTTCTCCTCGTGGCTTAAACGACTCCGGATCAGAATGTCACAGCTCCGTCAGTTCCCATAGCAACAACGAGGAGCTACCTGGCGCCAAGCACACCTTCATGACACAGGGGGTGGGGGGAGGCGGGAGCAGCGGGGACGAGTACACCAGGCGCTCCGGGGAGTTCACCCGGCGACAGATGTCCCTCGGAGACGCACAGAATCAACCCACTGTCCCGAGGCAGAACAGCGCCGGCCCGCAGAGGAGGATAGACCAGCCCCCTCCGCAGAGCATGACCAGCAGACGCACGCCCCCCAACCTCCTCAACAGCGGCCCCTATCCCAGACCCTCCTCCGGGACAATGATGACCTCCTCGCCGGACTGGCCCACAGGAGCACGGTTAAGGCAGCAGTCGTCCTCCTCCAAAGGGGACAGTCCGGAGACAAAGCACAGGCCACAGCACAAGCAG GCCCCCTCCCCAGTGAACCCCAGTGCTTTGGACCGTACAGCTGCCTGGCTGTTGAATATGAATGTGCAGTATTTAGACCATGAGGGGATGGAGCCACTCAGAAACAGGGAGGATCTGACTCAGGTGGAAAAG TACCAGCAGGAGATCGCAGTGCTACAGGAGAAGCTCAGAGCCTCGGTGCAGAAGCTGGAGGAGTACGAGGCGCGTCTGAAAGGCCAGGACGAGCAGGCTCAGAAAGTCCTGATGGAGTACCAGGCCCGGCTGGAGGAGTccgaggagaggctgaggaggcagCAGGACGACAAAGATCTACAGATGAAGAGCATCATCAGCAG GCTCATGTCGGTGGAAGAGGAACTGAAAAAGGATCACTCAGACATGCAGGCCGTGGTGGACTCCAAACAGAAAATCATTGATGCACAG GAGAAGCGTATCCAGTCTCTCGATGCAGCCAACGCGAGGCTGATGAGCGCCCTGACGCAACTGAAGGAGCGCTACAGCATGCAAAGTCGGAACGGCATCTCCCCGACCAACCCCACCAAGCTCCAGATCACGGAGAACGGAGAGTTTCGAAACAGCAGCAACTGTTAA
- the dab2ipb gene encoding DAB2 interacting protein b isoform X3, which translates to METDVSSPPEAQNESPPERTGRRRSMPGSSSDKATPPAMEPPSTAATPFRVTVSTGFLSRRLKGSIKRTKSQPKLDRNSSFRQMLPGFRSVDNDRSHLMPRLKESRSHESLLSPSSAVEALDLSMEDEVIIKPVHSSILGQDYCFEVTTSTGSKCFSCRSSAERDKWMENLRRAVQPNKDNSRRVENLLRLWIIEAKDLPAKKKYFCELCLDDCLYARTTCKLKTDNVFWGEHFEFNNLPAVKNITAHLYKDTDKKKKKDKNNYIGLVSIPVPAVTGRQFVEKWYPVSTPIPPKAKTSGPMIRIKARYQTMNILPMEMYKEFAEYTTNNYMLLCSVLEPGISVKNKEEMACALVHILQSTGKAKDFLTDLMMSEVDRCGENEHLIFRENTLATKAIEEYLKLVGQKYLQDALGEFIKALYESDENCEVDPSKCSSGDLPEHQSNLKMCCELAFCKIINSYCVFPRELKEVFASWRQECSNRGRPDISERLISASLFLRFLCPAIMSPSLFNLMQEYPDDRTARTLTLIAKVTQNLANFTKFGNKEEYMSFMNQFLEHEWTNMQRFLLEISNPETISNTAGFEGYIDLGRELSTLHSLLSEVVSQMDQSATSKLGPLPRILREVTTALTNPSSMQITPGQSTEHMGSPPAEAGCSISTGLQKMVIDNDLSGLVDFTRLPSPTPENKDLFFVTRSSGIQPSPARSSSYSETNEPDLGMPNGSKSLSMVDLQDPRILDSGPGPSSSDGVGEGPANGVGWTARAPQNNIAGGPTLRRPGQSPTTPVTEGANGRPGQLLAPLSFQNPVYQMAACLPVSPRGLNDSGSECHSSVSSHSNNEELPGAKHTFMTQGVGGGGSSGDEYTRRSGEFTRRQMSLGDAQNQPTVPRQNSAGPQRRIDQPPPQSMTSRRTPPNLLNSGPYPRPSSGTMMTSSPDWPTGARLRQQSSSSKGDSPETKHRPQHKQAPSPVNPSALDRTAAWLLNMNVQYLDHEGMEPLRNREDLTQVEKYQQEIAVLQEKLRASVQKLEEYEARLKGQDEQAQKVLMEYQARLEESEERLRRQQDDKDLQMKSIISRLMSVEEELKKDHSDMQAVVDSKQKIIDAQEKRIQSLDAANARLMSALTQLKERYSMQSRNGISPTNPTKLQITENGEFRNSSNC; encoded by the exons gTCTCATTTGATGCCAAGGCTGAAGGAGTCTCGCTCCCATGAATCATTGCTCAGCCCTAGCAGTGCTGTGGAAGCCCTGGACCTAAGCATGGAGGACGAAGTCATCATCAAGCCCGTTCACAGCAGCATCCTCGGGCAGGACTACTGCTTTGAG GTCACCACCTCCACAGGAAGCAAATGCTTTTCCTGTCGTTCATCAGCCGAGAGAGACAAATGGATGGAGAATCTGAGGAGAGCGGTGCAGCCCAACAAG GACAACAGCCGGAGAGTGGAGAACCTGCTGCGTCTCTGGATCATCGAGGCCAAAGACCTACCTGCCAAAAAGAAGTACTTTTGTGAACTGTGTCTGGACGATTGTCTTTACGCCCGCACCACGTGTAAGCTCAAAACTGACAATGTGTTTTGGGGAGAGCACTTTGAGTTCAACAACCTCCCCGCCGTCAAAAACATCACGGCGCACTTGTACAAAGACacggacaagaagaagaagaaagacaagAACAATTACATCGGACTGGTCAGTATCCCCGTCCCCGCGGTGACAGGGCGGCAGTTTGTGGAGAAGTGGTATCCCGTCAGCACTCCCATCCCCCCTAAAGCAAAGACTTCTGGGCCAATGATTCGAATAAAGGCCCGCTACCAGACCATGAACATTCTTCCCATGGAGATGTACAAGGAGTTTGCGGAGTACACCACTAATAACTACATGTTGTTATGCTCGGTGCTGGAGCCGGGGATAAGTGTGAAAAACAAAGAGGAGATGGCGTGTGCGCTGGTGCATATACTGCAGAGCACAGGCAAAGCCAAG GACTTCCTGACAGACCTCATGATGTCAGAAGTGGACCGCTGCGGAGAGAACGAGCATCTTATCTTCAGAGAAAACACACTGGCCACAAAGGCTATAGAGGAATACCTCAAATTAGTGGGGCAAAAGTATCTGCAAGATGCCCTCG GGGAGTTCATCAAGGCGCTGTACGAGTCAGATGAAAACTGCGAGGTGGATCCGTCCAAATGTTCGTCAGGTGATCTCCCAGAACATCAGAGCAACCTGAAGATGTGCTGCGAGCTGGCCTTCTGCAAAATCATCAACTCTTACTG TGTGTTTCCCCGTGAGCTAAAGGAGGTGTTTGCGTCTTGGCGTCAGGAGTGCAGTAACCGGGGTCGACCGGACATCAGCGAGCGTCTCATCAGTGCGTCGCTGTTTCTGAGGTTCCTGTGTCCCGCCATCATGTCCCCGTCACTGTTCAACTTAATGCAAGAGTATCCAGACGACCGCACGGCGCGCACTCTCACTCTTATCGCTAAAGTCACGCAAAACCTGGCCAATTTTACCAA ATTTGGAAACAAAGAGGAGTACATGTCATTTATGAACCAGTTCCTTGAGCACGAGTGGACCAACATGCAGCGCTTTCTCCTGGAAATCTCCAACCCAGAGACAATCTCCAACACAGCGGGTTTTGAGGGCTACATTGACCTGGGCCGTGAGCTGTCCACCCTGCACTCCCTCCTCTCCGAAGTGGTGTCCCAGATGGATCAG AGCGCCACCTCCAAGCTAGGACCTCTGCCCAGGATCCTACGAGAAGTGACCACAGCTCTGACAAACCCGTCCAGTATGCAGATCACACCGGGACAGTCCACAGAGCATATGGGCTCCCCCCCGGCTGAGGCAGGCTGTAGCATCTCCACAGGGCTGCAGAAGATGGTCATAGACAATGACCTCTCAGG atTGGTGGATTTCACTAGATTACCGTCACCAACGCCAGAAAACAAAGACCTGTTCTTCGTGACGAGGAGCTCAGGGATTCAGCCGTCTCCAGCGCGGAGCTCAAGCTATTCCGAGACGAACGAGCCCGACTTGGGAATGCCCAACGGTAGTAAGAGCCTGTCTATGGTGGACCTCCAAGACCCCCGCATCCTTGACAGCGGCCCGGGCCCCAGTTCCTCTGACGGCGTGGGCGAAGGTCCGGCCAACGGCGTGGGCTGGACCGCCAGAGCTCCGCAGAACAACATCGCGGGAGGCCCCACGCTGAGAAGGCCAGGCCAGAGCCCCACCACGCCCGTAACAGAGGGCGCAAACGGACGTCCCGGGCAGCTCCTCGCGCCCCTCTCCTTCCAAAATCCAGTCTACCAGATGGCTGCCTGTTTGCCCGTTTCTCCTCGTGGCTTAAACGACTCCGGATCAGAATGTCACAGCTCCGTCAGTTCCCATAGCAACAACGAGGAGCTACCTGGCGCCAAGCACACCTTCATGACACAGGGGGTGGGGGGAGGCGGGAGCAGCGGGGACGAGTACACCAGGCGCTCCGGGGAGTTCACCCGGCGACAGATGTCCCTCGGAGACGCACAGAATCAACCCACTGTCCCGAGGCAGAACAGCGCCGGCCCGCAGAGGAGGATAGACCAGCCCCCTCCGCAGAGCATGACCAGCAGACGCACGCCCCCCAACCTCCTCAACAGCGGCCCCTATCCCAGACCCTCCTCCGGGACAATGATGACCTCCTCGCCGGACTGGCCCACAGGAGCACGGTTAAGGCAGCAGTCGTCCTCCTCCAAAGGGGACAGTCCGGAGACAAAGCACAGGCCACAGCACAAGCAG GCCCCCTCCCCAGTGAACCCCAGTGCTTTGGACCGTACAGCTGCCTGGCTGTTGAATATGAATGTGCAGTATTTAGACCATGAGGGGATGGAGCCACTCAGAAACAGGGAGGATCTGACTCAGGTGGAAAAG TACCAGCAGGAGATCGCAGTGCTACAGGAGAAGCTCAGAGCCTCGGTGCAGAAGCTGGAGGAGTACGAGGCGCGTCTGAAAGGCCAGGACGAGCAGGCTCAGAAAGTCCTGATGGAGTACCAGGCCCGGCTGGAGGAGTccgaggagaggctgaggaggcagCAGGACGACAAAGATCTACAGATGAAGAGCATCATCAGCAG GCTCATGTCGGTGGAAGAGGAACTGAAAAAGGATCACTCAGACATGCAGGCCGTGGTGGACTCCAAACAGAAAATCATTGATGCACAG GAGAAGCGTATCCAGTCTCTCGATGCAGCCAACGCGAGGCTGATGAGCGCCCTGACGCAACTGAAGGAGCGCTACAGCATGCAAAGTCGGAACGGCATCTCCCCGACCAACCCCACCAAGCTCCAGATCACGGAGAACGGAGAGTTTCGAAACAGCAGCAACTGTTAA